The genomic stretch CCCAATACCCTCACCCCTGATTTAGAAGAGTAGCCACCTACCGCTTTTGTAAACGTAATCAAAGATGCGTTAGCCATAGAACCACAAACATAATCATAGGATGGCGCAGCTCCAGCCATACCGATGATATTAATAATCACGCCAGATTTTCTTTGAATCATCTTGGGTAAAACATCCCTAATGGTGTTGATATAACCAAAGACCTTGAGATCCCAAGCTTTGCGCCACCGCTCATCATCAATAGCATCCAACCCACCACCAGGTATTGCCCCAGCGTTATTAACCAAAATATCCACATCAGCTAATAACTCAGCCATTCTTGTTTGAGCATCAGGAGCACTCAAATCAACAGCATACCCAGTAACTTTCTGGCCATATGTTGCTTGTAACTTTTGAAGTGCATGCTCAATTGATTGCGATTGGCTACTAACGACTGCAACCTCTGCTCCTTCAGCCAAAAATAATTCAGCGCAAGCATACCCAATACCTTTTGAACCACCTGTAATAAGAACCTTCTTAGATTCGAGATTTAGATTCATGAGTGATATACCTTTTTGCAATCATGCTTTTTCATGCTTCTGCACACTAAAAATAAGCCCCATTGATTCAAGGCTAGGCCCTATTAATTTCACTTATCACAACTTCCATCGATAGATTTACTTGAGTCACAATTTACTTGCTCAAATTTACCCACCTCAACATCACCAGTCACCGAACTATTAGAAGCCACATCTGACATCACTTTATTAAAGGCCGAGTGCAAAGAACCTCCCAAGTTAATTGACTTCAAATCAAATAAACCTTGCGGGCGAATACCCACAGCATTCATAGCAGTGACTGCAGCCGTATTCACATTAGAGCCCCCCAAAGTAAAAGTGACTGAGGTTGTTCCATTATTTAAAGCAAAAGCTGGGGGAGCTAAACCAATATTAAATGTGATGTCAGCATGATTGGTTGTAAACACAATATTATTATTTGCAATACTGCTAGATCCACCCAAAGTGAAATTATTAGAGGTGTACGTCTGAGCAGATGCTGTTGTCACATTAGCCATAATGTTAATTGTTCCAGCATACTGACTTGCATTAACTGGTGTGTCAGAAAAACTCTTGCCTGAAGCAATGTCCTGAATACCTGTTACCGCTGTAATAGAGTACAAAGCTTTTGTAGCGCCAATTGGATTACCAAATGTAATTACAGGATCAGTTGCTCCAGACCAATTAGATACAGCCAAAACACTTAAGGTATGCGTATTTAGCGTGGCATCATCAATACCACCTGCGTATACCGTGCCACCCGTCATTTCATAATTACCGAATGTCACACTTGGATCTTCTGATAACAAGGTTCTAAAGAGACCATTACTTCCGTTATCACCAATCCAAACATGACCCAAGTAGGATTGAATTTCATTAGTGATGATGTCAGCATTGATGTAAATATTCTGCGCTTTAACAGTGAACTCATAAATATTACCATCAGCAATACCTGCCAAAGTACCACGAGTACCAATAGTTTGATTGAAAACAATACTTCCTGCGCCAGCCTCGATCGTTAATGAACGTTTGTACAAAGCTGATTGTAATCCAGCATTGATGGTGCCATTAAAAGTAATATTGCCACCATTAGAAATTAACGATACTGGGTTTAATGTGCCTCCACTCATGTAAGGACCAGTACCAGGAGCATTACCGCCAATAACGTTACCACCACGCAAGGTCACAGTGCCGTTATAAGTTTGAGAACCGTATGTTGCAATATCATTAATGTCTGCAGTACCAATTACAGTCAATCCAGAAGGTACGCCAGTCGTATTTACAATACTATTGCCACTTGTCATCACAAGAGATGAAATTGTCTGAATAGACCTAAGATCCCATACAGCACTGCCCGCCATAGCTACCGATGTGCTATCAGACAAGCTACCAGTTACGCTCAACGTACCACCATTAATCGCTGTTGCACCGGTGTAAGTATTAGCACCACCCAAGGTCAAGCTACCAGTTGTTAACGTCAAACCACCAGTACCGCTCATCACACCACTGTATGTACCGTTAGCATTAGTTAGTGTCAATGTATTAGCACCCAGCGCTGTATTACCAGCACCAGACAATGAAGTAATCGTGTCACTAGCACCTAATGCATAAGTAGCACCAGATGCCACAGCTACCGATGTGCTATCAGACAAGCTACCAGTTACGCTCAACGTACCACCATTAATCGCTGTTGCACCGGTGTAAGTATTAGCACCACCCAAGGTCAAGCTACCAGTTGTTAACGTCAAACCACCAGTACCGCTCATCACACCACTGTATGTACCGTTAGCATTTGCCAAGGTCAAGGTGTTGCCATTCAAGTTCACAGCACCAGCACCAGACAATGAAGTAATTGTGTCACTAGCACCTAATGCATAAGTAGCACCAGATGCCACAGCTACCGATGTGCTATCAGACAAGCTACCAGTTACGCTCAACGTACCACCATTAATCGCTGTTGCACCGGTGTAAGTATTAGCACCACCCAAGGTCAAGCTACCAGTTGTTAACGTCAAACCACCAGTACCGCTCATCACACCACTGTATGTACCGTTAGCATTTGCCAAGGTCAAGGTGTTGCCATTCAAGTTCACAGCACCAGCACCAGACAATGAAGTAATTGTGTCACTAGCACCTAATGCATAAGTAGCACCAGATGCCACAGCTACCGATGTGCTATCAGACAAGCTACCAGTTACGCTCAACGTACCACCATTAATCGCTGTTGCACCGGTGTAAGTATTAGCACCACCCAAGGTCAAGCTACCAGTTGTTAACGTCAAACCACCAGTACCGCTCATCACACCACTGTATGTACCGTTAGCATTTGCCAAGGTCAAGGTGTTGCCATTCAAGTTCACAGCACCAGCACCAGACAATGAAGTAATTGTGTCACTAGCACCTAATGCATAAGTAGCACCAGATGCCACAGCTACCGATGTGCTATCAGACAAGCTACCAGTTACGCTCAACGTACCACCATTAATCGCTGTTGCACCGGTGTAAGTATTAGCACCACCCAAGGTCAAGCTACCAGTTGTTAACGTCAAACCACCAGTACCGCTCATCACACCACTGTATGTACCGTTAGCATTTGCCAAGGTCAAGGTGTTGCCATTCAAGTTCACAGCACCAGCACCAGACAATGAAGTAATTGTGTCACTAGCACCTAATGCATAAGTAGCACCAGATGCCACAGCTACCGATGTGCTATCAGACAAGCTACCAGTTACGCTCAACGTACCACCATTAATCGCTGTTGCACCGGTGTAAGTATTAGCACCACCCAAGGTCAAGCTACCAGTTGTTAACGTCAAACCACCAGTACCGCTCATCACACCACTGTATGTACCGTTAGCATTTGCCAAGGTCAAGGTGTTGCCATTCAAGTTCACAGCACCAGCACCAGACAATGAAGTAATTGTGTCACTAGCACCTAATGCATAAGTAGCACCAGATGCCACAGCTACCGATGTGCTATCAGACAAGCTACCAGTTACGCTCAACGTACCACCATTAATCGCTGTTGCACCGGTGTAAGTATTAGCACCACCCAAGGTCAAGCTACCAGTTGTTAACGTCAAACCACCAGTACCGCTCATCACACCACTGTATGTACCGTTAGCATTTGCCAAGGTCAAGGTGTTGCCATTCA from Polynucleobacter sp. MWH-Spelu-300-X4 encodes the following:
- a CDS encoding short-chain dehydrogenase/reductase produces the protein MNLNLESKKVLITGGSKGIGYACAELFLAEGAEVAVVSSQSQSIEHALQKLQATYGQKVTGYAVDLSAPDAQTRMAELLADVDILVNNAGAIPGGGLDAIDDERWRKAWDLKVFGYINTIRDVLPKMIQRKSGVIINIIGMAGAAPSYDYVCGSMANASLITFTKAVGGYSSKSGVRVLGVNPGPTETDRLIKLYKERAKYQLGDENRWRELLPGLPFGRPQKPEEIANLVVFLASEKASYLSGLVIDADGGAMYAR